In Dyadobacter sp. NIV53, a single window of DNA contains:
- a CDS encoding ABC transporter permease codes for MLKNYIKIAVRNIWRKKAFTMINIVGLGVGLATCMLIMLFVRHELSYDKFNKNASRIFRITFHGRIGGKEINIAGAPAPAGPAIANDYPGVEAYTRISQEGSYVVKNGQEKFKEDRVVFADSNFLRIFSIPLLKGDPKTALTEPNTLVLTESMARKYFGAADPVGKSLEMGTRGLFRITGVCGDIPSNSHFHYDFFVSLKSKKLGEKWLSSGAHTYILLREGYPVEKLAAQNQQIIRKYIGPEIQEFLGISLEEYLRKGDSFGLKFQPLTDIHLRSNLENELESNGDVKYVYVFSVIALFILLIACINFMNLSTAGSANRAKEVGVRKVLGSLQQQLIRQFLAESVLLTFLALTVACAIVLLVLPGFNELAGKQFDIRAVFNFKMISYTIVGCLLIGLAAGSYPAFFLSSFKPISMLKGSLQIGMKSGWLRNSLVTVQFVVSIGMIISTIIVSQQLRFIQNKKVGFDKDKVIILHDTYIIGDKLNAFKEEIEKMSQVNATSFAGYMPAGSSNSGNDGFKAESIPDQVSPFRLRTYSIDENYLSTLGIALSLGRNFSKTFSSDSAAVLVNEAAVKQFGWKKPIGQRISTIGNGSEGSKRTYTVVGVTKDFHFESMHQHIAPLIMYYGGDRYQIALRITSSDIPDFLKTLGEKWKAQTDIPFSYSFLDERFNKMYESEKRIGELFGIFASLGVMIACLGLFGLATFTTIQRTKEIGVRKVLGASVMSIVALLSQDFLKLIIVAIVIATPIAWYGMDQWLKDFAYKIHIQWWIFALAGLLAVGIALLTVSFQSIKAALMNPVKSLRSE; via the coding sequence TCATTATGCTTTTTGTGCGGCATGAATTGAGTTATGACAAATTCAATAAAAATGCCAGCCGGATCTTCCGCATAACATTTCATGGAAGAATTGGCGGCAAGGAAATTAATATTGCAGGAGCCCCTGCACCTGCTGGTCCCGCCATAGCGAACGACTATCCTGGCGTGGAAGCGTACACCCGGATATCGCAGGAAGGTTCCTATGTGGTAAAGAATGGGCAGGAAAAATTTAAGGAAGACAGGGTGGTATTCGCTGATTCAAATTTTCTTAGAATTTTTTCGATACCATTGTTAAAAGGTGATCCAAAAACAGCGCTTACAGAACCAAATACGCTGGTACTTACGGAAAGCATGGCACGGAAATATTTCGGAGCCGCTGATCCGGTTGGCAAAAGCCTTGAGATGGGAACGCGCGGCTTGTTCCGAATCACCGGTGTTTGTGGGGATATCCCCTCAAATTCGCATTTTCATTACGATTTTTTTGTATCTCTAAAATCAAAAAAACTTGGAGAAAAATGGCTGTCCAGCGGAGCACATACGTATATTTTACTTCGGGAAGGATATCCTGTTGAAAAACTGGCTGCTCAAAACCAACAAATAATAAGGAAATACATTGGCCCTGAGATTCAGGAGTTTTTAGGAATAAGCCTGGAGGAATATTTGCGAAAAGGAGATTCGTTCGGTTTGAAATTTCAGCCTCTTACCGATATTCATTTACGTTCCAATCTGGAAAATGAACTGGAATCAAATGGTGATGTGAAATATGTCTATGTATTCTCAGTAATCGCTCTTTTTATATTGCTGATTGCCTGTATCAATTTTATGAACCTCTCCACAGCCGGATCGGCCAACCGCGCAAAAGAAGTTGGCGTCCGTAAAGTGCTAGGTTCGTTACAACAGCAATTAATCCGTCAGTTTTTGGCAGAATCCGTATTGTTAACCTTCCTGGCCCTCACCGTGGCTTGTGCTATTGTGTTGTTGGTTTTGCCGGGCTTCAATGAATTGGCAGGCAAACAGTTTGATATCCGGGCGGTCTTCAATTTTAAAATGATCTCGTACACCATCGTGGGTTGCCTGCTGATTGGACTGGCGGCGGGCAGTTATCCTGCCTTTTTTCTATCTTCTTTTAAGCCAATCAGTATGCTTAAAGGCAGTTTGCAAATCGGGATGAAAAGCGGTTGGTTGAGGAATTCCTTAGTTACGGTTCAATTTGTGGTCTCAATTGGAATGATTATCTCAACGATTATCGTGTCTCAGCAACTCAGGTTTATCCAAAATAAAAAAGTAGGTTTTGATAAAGACAAAGTTATTATTCTGCACGACACCTATATAATTGGAGACAAGCTAAATGCTTTTAAGGAAGAAATCGAAAAGATGTCACAAGTAAATGCGACAAGTTTTGCGGGTTACATGCCGGCAGGCAGTTCGAATAGTGGTAATGACGGTTTCAAAGCTGAAAGTATTCCTGATCAAGTGAGCCCATTTCGATTGAGAACATACAGTATCGATGAAAATTATCTTTCCACTTTGGGTATAGCGCTATCGTTGGGGAGGAATTTTTCAAAAACCTTTTCGTCTGACAGTGCAGCTGTACTTGTAAACGAAGCAGCAGTGAAGCAGTTTGGCTGGAAAAAACCGATCGGGCAACGAATATCTACTATTGGTAACGGAAGTGAAGGCAGCAAACGTACGTATACGGTAGTTGGTGTTACAAAAGACTTTCACTTCGAATCCATGCACCAGCATATTGCTCCATTGATCATGTATTATGGAGGCGATCGCTACCAAATTGCCCTGCGAATAACGTCCAGTGACATTCCGGATTTCCTCAAAACCCTTGGGGAAAAATGGAAAGCGCAAACCGATATCCCTTTTTCTTATTCATTTCTCGACGAACGTTTTAACAAAATGTACGAATCCGAAAAGCGCATTGGAGAACTGTTTGGCATATTCGCAAGTCTAGGCGTAATGATTGCCTGTTTGGGGTTGTTTGGTCTGGCGACTTTCACTACCATTCAAAGAACCAAGGAAATTGGTGTTCGTAAAGTGTTGGGCGCTTCGGTCATGAGCATTGTGGCTTTGCTATCACAGGATTTCTTAAAATTGATAATCGTCGCCATAGTCATAGCCACACCAATTGCATGGTACGGAATGGACCAATGGCTGAAAGACTTTGCTTACAAGATTCACATTCAGTGGTGGATATTTGCCCTGGCTGGTTTATTAGCAGTTGGGATCGCGCTGTTAACAGTCAGTTTTCAAAGCATAAAAGCCGCATTAATGAACCCGGTAAAAAGTTTACGAAGCGAGTAG